Proteins encoded by one window of Drosophila melanogaster chromosome X:
- the fs(1)N gene encoding female sterile (1) nasrat: MLIWHLLLWPALIASAPPRPLTDQKAEVAKLRSELEKALEHDDGGAPPGVVVAPTWTQQAGQMPLGKTSKVVVDHSSLSSASAIRQEIQQAVAHQGQNQEVLQLEALLKARGSSKESTAQVSTSRQEVLGATVQEANVVESHSTSQTVDLEQLQRLELSKRRTRDMLVLGRIEELLNYSMPTDVDRWLTLQANGSVFLVGQQQEGLLVLSEEFTPLQSYVHPFPITAMLGTDRWNRRVHMQEGLLVMASQDQLIWLRLEPSLGLKPIWHWTIGSHVTKIRAFNMEGQDYLALVANHTLNIYVYDLEAEEFWIAQRVQMAETISNLAILDTGRELLLAVGQWDEVLIYACTSKGQPLHLRQQVAAPEVAGVTAFQMGGRSYLALGGIMPQILVYVQGQLVPRTILGQNFGFVDHYLPIPVRSYRDDLLLLVQHRVVFDTHSLLVLEVLVWNGEAFEAGLPPPCGTAYGAGCMLDQDREAGISGAVLLRRSTNQPPLVVVPRKEAPTGIFVLETQLLARNSETQDLLEIRQFMQDWVHEQEELIQLAEELLAEKSESQYIEELSTPLVVSEGGTVEELFVNEARWTGADAVVDVSSLLQQILLLDGEMSSRRSKRQPETLFNFHYEQLEVEAVDSVELNLEKLNHETFYIRNGSLDLHLGTLNVQQLELLEAPKLELVPVHGAESYKILKMATDLDSIFINEMEWDKLLQDLVWRHQPLKLSQLHVEGPVIFEDVLSLHSLNDLSFPGDYLWSQGNETSVVQAPKEFTQTLSANAVDTTGTINAVYPHDVITLSDSQEWPGLVTFSHLEVSEELELNGSAQGRQFEEAPLNPTLLESRVISADCHFEQLLVRGPLRLLGKVDNDSFGSLLGDLVQRSPNSAQELQISGQKRVDQLLLPVDAHIADNQLSGIFLNDFVTKHTPQTLSNLSQLGGYVYFHQLELGKESSYDGVRLEELLSKSLRLDSPFPLSSPHTRLRFVGHAPNFTRLQVENTLNKVPLSSGYQLLHEPLHLGRANFSRLMAGQAQVNYDVSGNGLLNGRSLIRILQEQPRTWSGEVHVQELILPQGVQANQLQGIKADLLLDFLQQLDELPLLILQGRIQVERIAVNGSVQAAETLNMQPFHELQRQVVWLDRQNELGTRWVLKESPQFQQNLQVLGSFNERLLPELLDDIVLRSDAHEVLIEGTKSFLAPVNTKELHLAALNGIPFNHMANKLSPLHLTGNVRIQGRIFVEDLQLNGQVNGDPDIPADLQKLLRWDPNAGGFVHRGVVELPKKELERLVVLGHLKNRSREPVQELFDQLVFKQQRGIHLHGHKTFTGRLRIEDGAHIKFFNGRNLEQFLENLIYVDSQGEIRLETPVRFAADVKMDHLEADRLVLSGELLNGCNVSQWLRDTIRVDRDFQQPEIAFAKGSLDGNFLEVEELNEVNLSLVVTRFTEQQLSDPLEADDLLLDGQLVVRGTVNGYNLPEEYANTLMINPLREQQVDTPLLLSNIFVTGPLEVTAPVHGLNISDVAILGEDPVLLQSPLYFDTLHAPFLRAQQNINGFDFRAWYGGSLWARGREQQEISGNWRVKKLQVKQGDELRPRRQTAEESYREFCEGLVRILLPYKVQKLRRRFDLNQERDQENIRRVFALEAPGGISYLLINERGCWTRIHRWNGSLFDRSGAFKSGPVDEAVALRVGNTSSNQDFAFMTSYELQDDQNEPSLNCSAVKPILLSWNLNKTKSTTEHMELSADTLRNLKDQYEQLKNQPLPNPSYQQAFKYLQRPSIKSQLGSQWQENKHELSPSEMARMRRRLLDTLEFRLQAEVNITQLSIPESDLFDEHLVEDFLELMRQLRTLRRRLDTETLPLPNTPARVLAARSAQLIWPTLQELREVSSGNDSSFQEQVLEQTLLDVLMLANEENGSGDDEKLHAVIQRLRNLKGELQGQEEDDEGPAASYSDRNEQRLPLPEVDWRPIQTLRLAVGPANRPRLLYARLTVVTPTDGPPPTTPSTAPAAHIQLHHANGSLFQTLAGEHGARHLTSLRVRDETLLAFMEGCCRIRVLIYRGVQGFVDFVRFPAPAQEAKSGDGEVLQLLSLRLPLNRPPGAMYLLAVVQARRVTFYEVVVAGLLEPWLQCP; the protein is encoded by the exons GACATGCTCGTCCTGGGTCGCATTGAAGAGTTGCTCAACTACAGCATGCCGACGGATGTGGATCGCTGGCTGACCCTCCAGGCCAATGGAAGCGTTTTCCTTGTGGGTCAGCAGCAGGAGGGCCTCCTGGTTCTTTCAGAGGAATTCACTCCGTTGCAGTCTTATGTCCACCCCTTTCCCATCACCGCCATGCTGGGAACAGATCGCTGGAACAGAAGGGTGCATATGCAGGAAGGTTTGCTGGTGATGGCTTCCCAGGATCAGCTTATCTGGCTGCGATTGGAGCCCAGTCTTGGGCTAAAACCCATCTGGCACTGGACGATTGGCTCGCATGTGACCAAGATTAGAGCATTCAACATGGAGGGACAAGATTACCTCGCTCTCGTAGCAAATCACACGCTTAATATCTACGTCTATGATTTGGAAGCGGAGGAGTTCTGGATCGCACAACGTGTGCAAATGGCAGAGACGATCTCCAACCTGGCCATTCTCGATACAGGGAGGGAACTGCTCTTGGCAGTGGGTCAGTGGGACGAGGTTCTGATATACGCCTGCACTTCGAAGGGGCAACCGCTGCACTTGCGCCAACAAGTTGCTGCCCCCGAGGTGGCCGGCGTCACTGCCTTCCAAATGGGCGGACGCAGCTACCTTGCGCTGGGTGGAATAATGCCGCAGATCCTGGTCTACGTGCAGGGTCAGCTTGTGCCACGCACCATTCTTGGCCAGAACTTTGGATTTGTAGACCACTACCTTCCAATCCCCGTGCGCAGCTACAGAGACGACCTACTTCTGCTCGTCCAGCATCGAGTTGTCTTTGACACACATTCACTGCTCGTCCTGGAGGTTTTGGTTTGGAACGGTGAGGCGTTTGAGGCGGGCTTGCCGCCTCCTTGTGGTACTGCCTATGGGGCGGGCTGCATGTTGGATCAGGATCGTGAGGCTGGCATTTCAGGAGCTGTCCTGCTCCGCCGCTCGACGAATCAGCCGCCGCTGGTTGTGGTGCCCAGGAAAGAAGCTCCTACGGGCATTTTTGTGCTGGAAACTCAATTGCTGGCTAGGAATTCGGAGACACAGGACCTGCTGGAGATCCGACAGTTCATGCAGGATTGGGTGCACGAACAGGAAGAGCTAATCCAGCTGGCTGAAGAGCTCTTGGCAGAGAAGTCGGAGAGTCAGTACATCGAGGAGCTATCAACTCCACTGGTTGTAAGCGAGGGCGGAACCGTTGAGGAACTTTTCGTTAATGAAGCTCGCTGGACGGGAGCGGATGCTGTTGTGGATGTAAGCTCCCTGCTTCAGCAGATACTTCTGTTGGACGGGGAAATGAGTTCTAGGCGATCTAAACGCCAGCCAGAGACGCTGTTCAACTTTCACTACGAGCAACTGGAAGTAGAAGCCGTTGACTCTGTGGAACTTAACTTGGAGAAGCTCAACCATGAGACGTTCTATATCCGAAATGGCTCCCTTGACTTGCATCTGGGAACCCTCAATGTTCAGCAATTGGAACTTCTGGAAGCTCCGAAATTGGAGCTCGTCCCAGTCCACGGTGCAGAATCATACAAAATTCTGAAGATGGCTACGGATTTGGACAGCATTTTTATTAACGAAATGGAGTGGGACAAGCTGCTTCAAGATCTGGTGTGGCGTCATCAGCCTCTTAAGCTTTCGCAGTTACATGTAGAGGGA CCGGTCATTTTCGAAGATGTACTAAGTTTGCACTCTCTGAACGACCTAAGCTTTCCAGGAGACTATCTCTGGTCGCAGGGAAATGAGACGAGTGTTGTCCAGGCGCCAAAGGAGTTTACGCAAACGCTTT CTGCAAATGCTGTGGACACGACGGGAACCATCAACGCCGTATACCCGCATGATGTCATTACTCTCAGTGATTCCCAGGAATGGCCGGGATTGGTAACCTTCTCGCATTTGGAGGTTTCTGAAGAATTGGAG CTCAATGGCAGCGCCCAGGGAAGGCAGTTTGAGGAGGCACCTTTAAATCCCACTCTGCTGGAGTCACGTGTTATCAGTGCCGACTGCCATTTCGAACAGCTTCTTGTGCGTGGCCCTTTGCGGCTGCTTGGAAAGGTGGATAACGACAGCTTTGGCTCTCTGCTAGGAGATCTCGTTCAGCGTTCGCCGAACTCTGCCCAAGAACTACAGATAAGTGGACAAAAGCGAGTTGACCAGCTGCTTCTGCCAGTGGATGCTCATATCGCAGATAATCAGCTCAGTGGAATTTTCCTCAATGACTTTGTTACCAAGCACACGCCACAAACGCTGTCGAATCTGAGTCAACTGGGAGGGTATGTTTACTTTCATCAGCTGGAGCTTGGGAAAGAGTCCTCTTACGACGGAGTTCGCCTAGAGGAACTACTCTCCAAAAGTCTTCGACTAGATAGCCCATTTCCCCTGAGTTCTCCCCACACACGCCTTCGGTTTGTTGGACATGCCCCAAATTTCACCCGGCTACAAGTTGAAAACACCTTGAACAAGGTGCCGCTGTCAAGTGGCTACCAGCTGCTCCATGAACCGCTCCATCTAGGCAGAGCTAACTTTAGTCGTCTGATGGCAGGGCAAGCGCAGGTTAACTATGATGTCTCTGGCAACGGGCTACTCAATGGACGAAGCCTGATCCGTATTCTACAGGAGCAACCTAGGACTTGGTCGGGTGAAGTGCACGTGCAAGAGCTTATTCTTCCCCAGGGTGTGCAGGCGAACCAGCTGCAGGGCATTAAGGCAGACCTTCTGCTGGATTTTCTGCAGCAGCTGGACGAGCTCCCGTTGCTGATCCTTCAGGGTCGCATCCAAGTTGAACGCATCGCCGTCAACGGTTCGGTGCAAGCAGCTGAAACCTTGAACATGCAACCCTTCCACGAACTTCAGAGGCAAGTCGTTTGGCTGGATAGGCAGAACGAATTAGGGACGCGTTGGGTTCTGAAAGAATCTCCCCAGTTCCAGCAGAACCTCCAAGTTCTGGGCAGCTTTAACGAGCGCCTGCTCCCAGAATTGCTGGATGACATTGTGCTGCGCTCCGACGCGCACGAGGTGCTGATCGAGGGCACCAAAAGCTTCTTGGCTCCTGTTAACACTAAAGAGCTTCATCTGGCTGCACTGAATGGGATTCCCTTCAATCACATGGCCAACAAATTATCTCCGCTGCACCTCACTGGAAATGTCCGCATTCAGGGACGCATCTTTGTGGAGGACCTGCAGCTAAATGGTCAAGTAAACGGAGATCCGGACATTCCTGCTGATCTGCAGAAACTGCTCCGCTGGGATCCAAATGCAGGTGGCTTTGTGCACCGGGGAGTCGTTGAACTTCCAAAAAAGGAGCTAGAACGCCTAGTGGTTTTGGGCCACTTGAAAAATCGCAGCCGTGAGCCCGTTCAGGAACTCTTTGATCAGCTAGTCTTCAAGCAGCAGCGTGGCATACACTTGCATGGTCACAAGACTTTCACAGGCCGTCTTCGCATTGAAGATGGAGCTCACATCAAGTTCTTCAATGGACGCAACCTAGAACAGTTCCTAGAGAATTTAATCTACGTGGATTCGCAGGGAGAGATACGTTTGGAAACACCTGTTCGCTTTGCGGCTGATGTTAAAATGGATCATCTTGAAGCAGATCGCCTTGTACTGTCGGGAGAGCTGCTTAACGGATGCAATGTGAGCCAGTGGCTCCGGGACACTATTCGTGTCGATCGCGATTTCCAACAGCCTGAGA TTGCGTTTGCAAAGGGATCGCTGGATGGTAATTTCTTGGAGGTTGAGGAGCTTAACGAAGTTAATCTCTCACTGGTTGTCACCCGCTTCACGGAGCAACAGCTAAGCGATCCCCTAGAGGCAGATGATTTGCTCCTAGATGGCCAGCTGGTGGTAAGGGGCACTGTTAATGGTTACAATCTACCAGAGGAGTATGCCAACACTTTAATG ATTAACCCATTGCGAGAGCAGCAAGTGGATACGCCTTTATTGTTGTCTAACATTTTTGTCACCGGACCCCTGGAGGTAACTGCTCCAGTTCATGGTCTAAACATAAGCGATGTGGCAATTTTGGGCGAAGATCCAGTGCTGCTGCAATCGCCGCTATATTTCGACACTCTGCATGCTCCGTTTTTGAGAGCGCAACAGAACATCAATGGATTTGACTTTAGGGCTTGGTACGGAGGAAGCTTATGGGCAAGAGGTCGGGAGCAGCAGGAAATAAGCGGGAACTGGCGCGTAAAGAAACTGCAGGTGAAGCAGGGTGATGAGCTGCGACCACGTCGACAAACTGCAGAAGAGAGCTACCGGGAGTTCTGCGAGGGTTTGGTCAGGATTCTCCTGCCTTACAAGGTCCAGAAGCTGCGGCGGAGATTTGATTTAAATCAGGAAAGGGATCAGGAGAATATTCGCCGAGTATTTGCTTTGGAGGCACCCGGGGGCATTAGTTATCTTCTGATCAACGAGCGAGGTTGCTGGACCCGCATCCACCGCTGGAATGGATCTTTATTCGATCGATCCGGAGCCTTCAAGAGCGGACCTGTGGACGAGGCAGTTGCTTTACGGGTGGGAAACACAAGCTCTAACCAGGACTTTGCCTTTATGACCAGCTACGAGTTGCAGGATGATCAGAACGAGCCAAGCTTGAATTGCAGTGCAGTGAAGCCCATTCTGCTGAGCTGGAACCTGAACAAAACAAAGAGCACTACTGAGCACATGGAACTATCAGCGGACACCCTAAGAAATCTCAAAGATCAATATGAGCAGCTTAAAAACCAGCCACTCCCTAATCCCAGTTACCAGCAAGCTTTTAAGTATCTGCAGCGTCCCAGCATCAAGTCTCAGCTCGGATCACAGTGGCAAGAGAATAAACATGAACTGAGTCCTTCGGAGATGGCCAGAATGCGGAGACGTCTGCTGGACACCTTGGAATTCCGGTTGCAAGCGGAGGTAAACATTACCCAGTTAAGTATTCCAGAAAGCGACCTATTCGACGAGCACCTTGTGGAGGATTTTCTGGAGTTGATGCGCCAATTGCGAACCTTGCGCCGGCGTCTAGATACAGAGACTCTTCCACTGCCAAACACGCCGGCAAGAGTTCTGGCCGCACGGAGTGCCCAGCTCATCTGGCCCACGTTGCAGGAGTTGCGAGAGGTTTCGAGTGGAAACGATTCTAGCTTCCAGGAGCAAGTTCTGGAGCAAACGCTGCTGGATGTGCTGATGCTGGCTAATGAAGAAAATGGCTCGGGGGATGATGAAAAGCTGCATGCGGTGATTCAGAGATTGAGAAACCTTAAAGGAGAGCTTCAAGGGCAAGAGGAAGACGACGAGGGACCTGCTGCCTCCTATTCGGACAGAAATGAGCAGCGTTTGCCGCTACCAGAAGTCGACTGGAGACCCATTCAAACACTTCGCCTCGCTGTGGGACCAGCAAACCGTCCCCGACTTCTTTACGCCCGGCTGACCGTGGTGACACCAACAGACGGTCCTCCGCCCACCACGCCCTCCACTGCGCCAGCCGCCCACATCCAACTGCATCATGCAAATGGATCGCTCTTTCAAACGCTAGCAGGGGAGCATGGAGCACGCCATCTGACATCGTTGCGGGTACGAGATGAGACGCTGCTAGCATTTATGGAGGGATGCTGCCGTATAAGAGTGCTTATCTACCGCGGTGTGCAGGGATTCGTGGACTTTGTCCGTTTCCCCGCACCTGCCCAAGAAGCTAAGAGCGGAGATGGGGAGGTCTTGCAGTTACTATCCCTACGCTTACCTCTCAATCGGCCACCCGGAGCCATGTACTTATTGGCAGTGGTTCAAGCTCGACGCGTCACTTTCTACGAAGTGGTGGTAGCCGGATTACTAGAGCCGTGGCTCCAGTGCCCATGa
- the CG11409 gene encoding uncharacterized protein, isoform C, which yields MLRECLALIALLQLGGVTRALPTIQGGNARQQLDKSFFQPPEIEQTIDEVQKILANDPALPRLTRGEIEELYEKVTREEYEKSLEAGDMSRADSMRALMLVLPFNTDNNTEENLQELYTRPPVTRVIDAYTPPDPVKFLTADPSALPRSTVPGGNPAVAATTYKPAYSLLHGQANPLQQQFRPMPQATTYHPPAPPPVVYQDFKPVTAASQPSANPAAAPSAARFSSHYSAKNAQFLRKPKPSEGGGGSLSSTVKPVADILESLGIVSGGKSDSAHKRYALDDYYPAESAPQPSVVAVADLRGLHGARIRPEAYSNFKPLNIGEELRVKPEVEGYLTRFGIVRKAPKALKKEAKPTEEPTGAHTELSTATARLPPTGNAELAKLLENLQELERLQSQPKRKTPKSTTTSTTTTTTSTTTTTTPAPVPLITHGEPLLIEAKKPRRRIDPNIDINFANGGNQQATPTGSDELSKLLQNLQELEKLKINPENVIKAASPGVQSLSSRFSTTSTSTSTTTTTTTTPSPSQNEARELQRILKQLQQLDQSSRTTTSTTSTTAKPLRNQALGLGVGQGNSLGAADLLQLQRLLSDDRELEKLYEQARNSKKKQHPKTTSSTTSTTSTTTTPRPTPSVDHAQFEALITRVQQLEQLQQPTTQPNFLTRNVAGSRPVISLPSNDYAHLQELSPTSASLLPGGGTVEISTAASTTKQRPLSQFERTNGLLREEVHPQDYVQLQKLLSKVQELERVQLRTEHVTHPHSQLVTAASIRSPNVKTVNGAHIVYAQPARDQVVELEPELKLDLPVYEKPVTMATPSQSSSEELRELAMSQPAHPQRGSSADFGQFQQFFGSLEDTGERQSYQHMQPIYKTVQNQPPTTPAAPRFVPARRAPTTPSSGPRKGDLEELQKLLYNTQQLQKLGVALPHELSQQLESQLQATSSSTSSTTTTTTSTTPAPAQVHDTSSPAVFSLTTSRPRVRPIPEAKPTTESSLQLPVFSATKIIEAAIKRAANRIGVSTELAPKQGLPSELAKGLGVGSGFRRRSDEGDAEDLNEGDEREGELDGDLMAEFSEFNYQLAKPEPEAPKEKRDDSKSNLSELQRLISNLQELQQLNVSLDQVTTATSSPRPNPDAAYLQSLQSGQDETLKERRQSVENVTTESGKQKDGDDPPPTTQSPTKISLSLGLDDIDGDTKGAVGEDDSSSTSTTTTTEEPRNGSLDDLADSFGPDPVSEEPPPPKKKNGFYFLADWNSFLEVGDGDDQVVVRLSPKIGDPRLFLPVKIPS from the exons ATGCTCCGTGAGTGCCTGGCGCTGATCGCCCTCCTGCAGCTGGGGGGCGTGACGCGGGCCCTGCCCACTATACAGGGCGGTAATGCGCGGCAGCAGTTGGACAAGAGTTTCTTCCAGCCGCCGGAGATCGAGCAGACgatcgacgaggtgcaaaaGATACTAGCCAACGATCCGGCCTTGCCTAGGCTGACGCG TGGCGAGATCGAGGAGCTGTACGAAAAAGTAACCCGCGAGGAATACGAGAAAAGCTTGGAGGCAGGCGACATGAGCCGAGCGGACAGCATGCGAGCCCTCATGCTAGTCCTGCCCTTCAACACGGACAACAACACGGAGGAGAATCTGCAGGAGCTGTACACGCGGCCTCCGGTGACTCGCGTCATCGACGCCTACACGCCACCGGATCCGGTGAAGTTTCTAACCGCGGATCCCAGTGCGCTGCCAAGAAGTACAGTGCCTGGAGGCAATCCTGCGGTGGCAGCCACGACCTACAAGCCAGCCTACAGCTTACTGCATGGCCAGGCGAATCCTCTCCAGCAGCAGTTCAGACCCATGCCGCAGGCCACAACCTACCATCCGCCAGCGCCGCCGCCGGTGGTTTATCAGGACTTCAAACCAGTCACTGCAGCTTCTCAGCCTTCAGCTAATCCCGCTGCTGCACCTTCAGCCGCCCGATTCAGCTCCCACTACAGTGCAAAGAATGCTCAGTTCCTGAGGAAACCAAAGCCCTCCGAGGGAGGAGGTGGCTCTCTCAGCAGTACAGTGAAGCCGGTGGCGGACATCCTCGAAAGCCTGGGCATTGTGTCGGGCGGTAAAAGCGATTCTGCCCACAAGAGGTATGCGTTGGACGACTATTACCCCGCGGAGAGCGCTCCCCAGCCGTCGGTGGTAGCGGTGGCGGATCTACGGGGTCTCCATGGGGCTCGAATCCGACCGGAGGCATACTCAAACTTTAAGCCCCTGAATATTGGCGAAGAGCTGCGCGTGAAGCCCGAAGTCGAAGGTTACCTGACCCGCTTTGGTATTGTACGGAAGGCTCCAAAGGCACTAAAGAAGGAGGCAAAGCCCACGGAGGAACCAACTGGTGCTCACACGGAACTGTCGACGGCGACGGCCCGTTTGCCGCCCACGGGAAACGCGGAGTTGGCCAAGCTCTTGGAAAATCTGCAGGAACTTGAGCGCCTTCAATCGCAGCCTAAGAGAAAGACTCCAAAGAGCACCACAACCAGCACCACTACTACCACAAcgagcaccaccaccactaccacACCTGCTCCAGTGCCGCTCATCACCCACGGGGAACCTCTACTCATTGAGGCCAAGAAGCCGCGCAGGCGAATCGATCCGAACATAGACATTAACTTTGCCAACGGGGGAAACCAACAAGCTACACCTACAGGTTCCGATGAGTTGTCCAAGTTGTTGCAAAATCTCCAGGAACTCGAAAAGCTTAAGATCAATCCAGAAAATGTTATTAAGGCAGCCAGTCCGGGCGTTCAATCGTTGAGCAGTCGTTTCTCCACCACGAGCACGAGCACCAGCACGacgaccaccaccaccaccaccccctcgCCTTCGCAGAACGAAGCACGAGAGCTGCAGCGAATCCTTAAACAGCTCCAGCAGTTGGATCAATCCAGCAGAACCACAACGAGCACAACCAGCACCACCGCAAAGCCATTGAGAAATCAGGCTCTGGGCTTGGGAGTGGGACAAGGCAACTCTCTAGGTGCTGCCGATCTTCTGCAGCTGCAACGCCTCTTAAGTGACGATCGGGAGTTGGAGAAGTTATACGAGCAGGCCAGGAACAGCAAAAAGAAACAGCACCCGAAAACCACCTCCTCCACCACATCAACCACGAGTACAACCACGACGCCCAGGCCCACGCCCTCAGTGGATCATGCTCAGTTTGAGGCACTGATTACCCGTGTCCAGCAGttggagcaactgcagcagcccACAACGCAGCCTAATTTCCTCACAAGAAACGTGGCTGGTTCCAGGCCGGTAATTAGCTTGCCTAGCAACGATTATGCCCACCTGCAGGAACTATCGCCGACCTCAGCTTCCCTCCTTCCAGGTGGAGGAACTGTAGAGATCTCCACGGCTGCTTCCACCACCAAGCAGAGACCCTTAAGCCAATTTGAAAGGACCAATGGGCTGCTTCGGGAAGAGGTGCATCCACAGGACTACGTGCAGTTGCAAAAGCTGTTGAGCAAAGTCCAGGAGCTAGAGAGAGTACAACTCCGAACGGAACACGTGACCCATCCCCATTCGCAGCTGGTCACCGCGGCCTCGATCCGCAGTCCTAATGTAAAAACTGTCAATGGAGCTCACATTGTCTATGCTCAGCCAGCCAGGGATCAGGTGGTGGAGCTGGAACCAGAGCTTAAACTAGACTTGCCCGTCTACGAGAAGCCTGTAACCATGGCCACGCCTTCCCAATCTTCCAGCGAGGAGCTCCGCGAACTGGCCATGAGTCAGCCCGCCCATCCGCAGCGCGGATCCTCAGCAGACTTTGGTCAGTTCCAGCAGTTTTTCGGTAGCCTGGAGGACACGGGCGAGCGTCAGAGCTATCAGCACATGCAGCCCATCTATAAGACAGTGCAGAACCAGCCACCGACCACGCCGGCTGCTCCTCGTTTCGTGCCCGCAAGGAGGGCTCCCACTACGCCCAGCTCTGGGCCCCGAAAGGGGGATCTGGAGGAGCTGCAGAAACTGCTCTACAATACCCAACAGTTGCAGAAGCTAGGCGTCGCTCTGCCCCACGAGCTGTCGCAACAGCTCGAAAGCCAGCTGCAGGCTACCTCGTCCTCCACTTcatccaccaccaccaccacgactAGCACCACTCCGGCTCCCGCTCAAGTGCATGACACCTCCTCGCCGGCCGTATTTTCGCTCACCACTAGCCGTCCGAGGGTGCGCCCGATTCCGGAAGCCAAACCCACCACGGAGAGCAGCCTCCAGCTGCCCGTTTTCAGTGCGACCAAAATTATCGAGGCGGCCATTAAGCGAGCGGCCAACAGGATTGGTGTAAGCACTGAACTAGCGCCCAAACAGGGACTGCCCAGTGAATTGGCCAAGGGACTGGGCGTGGGCAGTGGCTTCCGGCGGCGCAGCGATGAGGGCGACGCAGAAGATTTGAATGAGGGCGACGAGAGGGAGGGTGAGCTCGATGGCGACCTCATGGCAGAGTTCAGTGAGTTTAATTACCAGCTAGCGAAGCCGGAGCCCGAGGCACCCAAGGAAAAAAGGGATGACTCCAAAAGCAATCTCAGCGAGCTGCAGCGCCTGATCAGCAATCTCCAAGAACTGCAACAGCTCAATGTGAGCTTGGACCAGGTAACCACAGCGACATCAAGTCCAAGGCCCAATCCAGACGCCGCCTATCTGCAGTCCCTTCAGAGTGGCCAAGATGAGACTCTGAAAGAAAGGCGTCAGAGCGTGGAAAATGTCACCACCGAGAGTGGCAAGCAGAAAGATGGCGATGATCCGCCACCGACCACCCAGTCCCCCACCAAGATTAGTCTGAGTCTGGGCTTAGACGACATCGATGGAGACACCAAAGGAGCAGTTGGAGAGgacgacagcagcagcactagTACCACTACCACCACCGAGGAGCCCCGGAATGGATCTCTCGACGACTTGGCAGACTCATTTGGACCTGATCCTGTCAGCGAGGAGCCACCGCCGCCCAAGAAGAAGAATGGATTTTACTTCCTGGCCGACTGGAACTCGTTCCTCGAAGTGGGTGACGGCGATGACCAGGTGGTGGTTCGACTCAGTCCCAAGATCGGGGATCCGCGCCTATTTCTGCCCGTTAAGATTCCCTCGTAG